A segment of the Pongo abelii isolate AG06213 chromosome 16, NHGRI_mPonAbe1-v2.0_pri, whole genome shotgun sequence genome:
ctcCCAAAGGCCCAGGTTCATACCATACGAATCCTTACATGTCAGAAAACCGAGCTTCAGACGGCACTCTATTACAGCCAGCAAGCTGTCAAGCAGTTGGAAGGTGGGAATCTGGCACCCCGTCATCCTTGAACCTGGCACTTTGACAGGCCTTTAGGGGGAGTCCTTTGGGCCACATCTGAATGTCTCTCATTCCAGGAGAGGCCAGGGATCTGATCGACCGCCTGCATGATTCATGGAAGTTTGCAGGAGAGTTAGAGCAGGCTCTCTCTGCCGTCACTACACAGAAGGAGAAGGCGGATAAGGTGAGTCCAACCACTGCCCCATACCCTGGGAGCCCAGCTTCGCAGATGGAGGAGTGAGCCTAAAGTTCCCTTCTGTAGGATGGAGGTGTCCTGCCCAGAAGGCAGCATTgccatttcttgctgcttttgtgtGTGGTTGTTAGAGGCAGACTGGGGCTGAGTGGGCTGCTGCAGATGAGCTGGGGAGCATTGTGGGGAGTGAGCACTGGACATAGAACTCAGAGGCCAAGTGCCCGCCCTGCCCATCCTTGGCTGTGGCCTTGGCCAAGTCCTAAGTGGCGGTTAGGGTACTTGTACCATAAAGGTACAGAAGAGTATCTTGAGTATGTTATTATTTGTGTGGAGAGAGGGAgcaggtatatatgtgtgtgtgtgtatgtattatggTAATATACATAAAAAATGTTTGTAAGGATTCATAAAAAAAACTCAGGATAGAGGCACAGTGTGGGGGGGAGATATTTCCCTTCTGGACTTTCTGAGTTTTGGACTATGTGAACGTATCACCCTTTCAAAAATTCAACAAAGGATTAATTTCCTCCTTCTTAACTGTGCCCCTACCTCCAGCGAAAGAATGGGCTTAGAGAATCAGATATACCTGGGTATTGAAATCCCAGCTGTAGGTGATCTTAGGCAGCACTTAACCTTTAATACCACATGTTTTTCATCTACACAATAGAGATAATAATGGTAACCATCTCCTATGgaggttatgaggattaaataggattattagcatagtgcctggtgaagcactcaataaaggttccaacagtggtagtaataagaataataacaatagcaatattatCTGATCTCTCTGGGCCCCTGTTAGCCAGCCCTAAATTCAGTctctttccctgtcccttccaccttcactgagttctttgaaaaacaaatgagggCCGGGTGctctcactcatgcctgtaatgccagcactttgggaggccgaggtgggtgggtcacctgaggtcaggagttcaagactagactgaccaacatgaagaaactccatctctactaaaaatacaaaattagccgggtgtggtggcacacgcctgtaatcccagctactcgggaagctgaggcaggagaatcacttggacccaggaggcggaggttgtggtgagccgagattacgccattgcactccagtcagggtagcaagaatgaaactctgccaaaacaaacaaacaaacaaacaaacaaaaaacaaatgagaccATGGGCTTGGAAATGCCTTGAGAACATGTCAGGTGTGATTGAGAGTGAGGGAGTGTTACTGTGGAGTAGTCACAGTAGCTGTTGTTCCTGGTCATCCAGCTACTCCTCTGCCTGCTCTGTCTTGACTTAACCTTTCTCTATTTGCAGTACATCAAGGAGTTAACAAAGGAGAGGGACACCCTGAGTCTGGAACTGTACAGGAACACGTAGGAtgggggaaggtggaatgggaggtCTGGGGGCCCTTAGCGTGGGtggtgtgctgggaggtggggggtacAGGTGAGCATGGGGAGAGGCTCCTGCAGGTTTTCATGTGTGCACAGGGAAGCTCTAGTTCAGGCTGTGTCACTGACTCATGGGGTAGCCTCAGGCAACTCATGTCTTctctctggcctgccacctgTGACTTTTAATTCCTGGGGTCCCTTCCAATGCCACGGTTCTGTGGTTGTGAGCTGAAAGTAGAGGGTTGATCACCAAAGCCgtcctttctgttcttcattcattcctttctctacTGCCTCTGGCCATAGCATAACCGATGaggagctgaaggagaaaaatgccgaactacaagaaaaacttcgacttgtagaatctgaaaagtctGAGATCCAGCTCAACGTAAAGGAgctaaaaagaaagctggagaggGCCAAGCTCCTGCTGCCACAGGTGAGCGGCTGCAGCCCCGAGGGTTGTGGGAGCCCCACCCAGCTGGGACCATGGTCTAGGGATCATGCAGGGTATGGGGAAGCTCCAGCCAAGAGCTGGAAAATTTGGGTCCCTGTTCTGGTCCCACCATAGAATCCTCTAGAGTGtgctaaaaatgtacaaattggggccctgcctggggaatcagaatctcagggttagtgcttaaaatatttttttaaaggatactggatgaaaaccattattttatagattacatttatttatttatttatttattttgagttggagtctcactcttttgcccaggccagagtgcagtggcacaatcttggctcactgcaagctctgtcccccgggttcatgccattctcctgcctcagcctcccaagtagctgggactacaggtgcctgccaccacacccggctaattttttgtatttttagtagagacggggtttcaccgtgttaaccgggatggtctccatctcctgacctcgtgatccgcccacctcagcctcccaaagtgctgggattacaggcatgagcccccgtgcctggcctatagattacatttatatggCTAGCTCATGAGTCTGTTTCCTTCTGAGGTTCAAACCAACACTTTGACTattccagcagcagctgcaggcgGAGGCTGACCACCTGGGTAAGGAGCTGCAGAGTGTGTCAGCAAAGCTCCAAGCCCAGGTGGAAGAGAATGAGTTGTGGAACCGCCTGAACCAGcaacaggaggagaagatgtggagccaggaggagaagatacgggagcggGAGGAGAAGACACGGGAGCGGGAGGAGAAGATAcaagagcaggaggagaagatacgggagcaggaggagaagatgcggaggcaggaggagatgatgcgagagaaggaggagaagatacgggagctgGAGGAGAAGATACACGAGCAGGAAAAGatatgggaggaggaggagaagaggcaggagcaggagaagatATGCGagcaggagaagaggcaggagcaggaggagaagatgtggaggcaggaggagaagatacacaagcaggaggagaagatacaggagcaggaggagaagatgtggaggcaggaggagaagatgtacGAGCAGGAGAAGAtatgggaggaggagaagaggcaggagcaggaggagaagatgtggaggcaggaggagaagatacgggagcaggaggagatgtggaggcagaaggagaagatgcaccagcaggaggagaagatacgggagcaggaggagaagatgtggaggcaggaggagaagatatgggagcaggagaagaagatgtggaggcaggaggagaagatacgggagcaggaggagaagatggggaggcaggaggagaagatacgggagcaggaagagaagatgcacgagcaggaggagaagatgtggaggcaggaggagaagatgcacgagcaggagaagatacgggaggaggagaagaggcaggagcaggaggagaagatatggaggcaggaggagaagatacgggagcaggagaagatgtggaggcagaaggagaagatgcgcgagcaggaggaaaagatacgggagcaggaggagaagatgtggaggcaggaggagaaggtgCGGAAGCAGAAAGATATGATGcgagagcaggaggagaagatacgtgagcaggaggagatgatgcaggaacaggaggagaagatgcggaggcaggaggagaagatgtgggagCAGGAAGTGAGGCTGCGGcaccaggaggagaagatgcaggaactggaggtgaggctgcaggagctggaggagaggctgggggagcTGGGGCGGAAGGCCGAGCTCTGGGGGGAGCAGACGAAGGTGCGTGGAAACCCTGGAGATCATACAGAACGACCTCACCACAACTTAGCAGATGGTGGTTGGCTCCCTCTGCTTTTCCACCAGTCTGTGGCCTACAGTTTAAATGGTGGGAAGAAGGGTGTGAGAtttgaggctggggagggaggcatgGGCCTCTAGGCAAGGGAGGTAGTCATTTAggcctggaggaaggggccagggcAAGGGGCCTGGGCAGGCGACAGAGCCCCGCAGTGCCCTCGCCACCCTGTTTATGGGCCCAGAATCTGGAAGCCAGCCACTACCTACCCTGACGCCTAtcctgcaggtggagctgaagaGCCAAGAGGCTCAGAGTCTGCAGCAGCAGCGAGACCATTACCTGGGTCACCTGCAGCAGTGTGTGGCCACCTATCAGCAGCTGGCCTCTGAGAAGGAGGCACTgcccagctgcagcagcaggaagctCAGGGCGAAGCGGTGGCCGAGGTGGCCCACCAAGAGTTGCAGGAGACCCGGTTGAGGGAGGTGATGAGGGCGGGGCCCCAAGCGGGATGACCTGGCAACCTCCGTGccttctcactctctttcctGGCCCCTTAGGAGCACCTGGAAGCTGCCATCTACCGAGCAGATGACAAGAACGCACaaacaataaacatgtaaaagCCGGCAGCAAGGCCTGGAGAAGAGTAAGCCGCCACGTGACTGTTTAGAATAGAGTCTGagcacaaacctgaaaaaaaacatttatttattttaaattgtggcaaaatactggccaggcgcggtggctcatgcctgtaatcacagcaacttgggagaccgaggtgaatggatgacctgaggttaggggttcaagaccagcctggccaatacaaaaattagccgggcatgatggcgcgtgcctgtaatcccagctacttgggaggctgaggcaggagaatcgcttgaacctgcgaggcagaggttgcagtgagctgagatcgtgccactgcactcaagcctgggtgacagagcgagactctgtctcaaaaaaaaaaaaaagtttcttccttACATGTAtgtttctattgtattttttcttggtctttctcGTTTAGTCTTGTGTTGTCTTATGGCATTCCTAATAAACTTTGTTCTGTCTCCAGAGAGTATTGACTTTGACTTTATGGCACACAACTGGAGTAAGGGCACATCGCCTTCATCTAGTTTGGGACTAAGCTGGTTCAAAgcaagttttaggttttatgatgGCTGgtctatgttttattcatttggacTCCTAGGGGTGGCCCTTCCAGGGTCCCCACCGAGGTCCCATCTCCTTCCTGGGACCCAAATTCTCATTAGATCATTTCAGCCCTGTGAGAGTGCCAAACATTCAGGTAGGCTCTCCAGCCCCTTAAGTACTACTTCATACTCAGTTTCTTAGCCTCTTAGCCCTCTACTGTTGACCAATCACCAAATGTGGGAAAAGCACCACAGACTGTCAGGGTCACCTCCTAGGCCTGGTCACTCAAGTTCTGGCTGAGGTTTTCAGTTACTTTCCAACAATTGTTTTTGATTGGGGGCAGGGCAcacttttgtccagtttttctaaCTGCTCTTGTGGGGAGGCGAATCTGTCACAAGCTCCTCTGCCTTTAGTGAAAGTTGAAAACCTTCAtctgtcctttttttgttgtttttgagatggagtctcgctctgttgcccaggcgctagtgcggtggcacgatctctgctcactgtaacttctgcctcctgggttcaagcaattctcctgcctcagcttcccgagtagctgggattacaggcgtgtgccaccatgcctggctaatttttttgtatacctttaatagagacaggatttcaccatgttttccaggctggtctcgagctcctgactcaggtgatctacctgcctcagcctcccaaagtgctgggattacaagtgtgagccactgcgtccagcccatctgtcttttaaaaaaatgtttttaattggaggtataatttatattcagtgaaatgcacagatctggtttacattttgatgagttttaactcatttaacaTTACCCATGGAACCTACCTCCTTTGAAGATACAGAGTATTTCTATCATCCAGAAAGTGTTCCTGTGCTTTCATCCTGTCCGCCACTCCCCCAGCAGCTGATGAACATGCTGAGGACATTGGTACTGGATTCTGGCCACCCCAAAAGAGCCGCTTTGAGAAGGCTTACCCAGCACTAAATCCCTGCCTGCTCTCTCAAAATTTCCATCTTTAAGCTGGTTGTACCTATAACCCTCCCTCATCAAC
Coding sequences within it:
- the LOC129050245 gene encoding golgin subfamily A member 6-like protein 26, which encodes MEAYLENREKEEERKDDDEVADTDFSEDTDSDEDEGGLFGSKKLQCRDGDDDLEESEDSKQCKESLKRVTFASPDDEATEDAGVLNVKKNSDEDKSSFQKRQEKMNDKNYIFRKRVVRKKPWLRVGEVTTQKRPEKSLLEESCALTMLSGWLRDHHAQTNPSVGAGASDTKKKKINNGTNPETTTSDGCHSPENAQVHTIRILTCQKTELQTALYYSQQAVKQLEGEARDLIDRLHDSWKFAGELEQALSAVTTQKEKADKYIKELTKERDTLSLELYRNTITDEELKEKNAELQEKLRLVESEKSEIQLNVKELKRKLERAKLLLPQQQLQAEADHLGKELQSVSAKLQAQVEENELWNRLNQQQEEKMWSQEEKIREREEKTREREEKIQEQEEKIREQEEKMRRQEEMMREKEEKIRELEEKIHEQEKIWEEEEKRQEQEKICEQEKRQEQEEKMWRQEEKIHKQEEKIQEQEEKMWRQEEKMYEQEKIWEEEKRQEQEEKMWRQEEKIREQEEMWRQKEKMHQQEEKIREQEEKMWRQEEKIWEQEKKMWRQEEKIREQEEKMGRQEEKIREQEEKMHEQEEKMWRQEEKMHEQEKIREEEKRQEQEEKIWRQEEKIREQEKMWRQKEKMREQEEKIREQEEKMWRQEEKVRKQKDMMREQEEKIREQEEMMQEQEEKMRRQEEKMWEQEVRLRHQEEKMQELEEHLEAAIYRADDKNAQTINM